In the genome of Mycoplasma seminis, one region contains:
- a CDS encoding restriction endonuclease subunit S — translation MNKKITKPQIRFKGFTNTWEKYSINEVTINLDKYRIPIAENLRIKGNIPYYGANGILGYVNGFTHDGENVLVAEDGANDLLNYPVNYTTGKIWVNNHAHVLKGKSNILDNKFLCLSLKRSEISSLIVGGSRAKLNKNYLLNLSISITKYAEQILLGQLFYNLDNILAFYKRKLEKLQNIKNSLLINIFATEKSPFPKIRFKGFTNPWEKKNIDSYGSAISGTSLEAEFNNFGDLKVISIGSFSDNSLYNDQGIRASLNNKTVQKLLNKDDLVMILNDKTQAGNIIGRVLLIDENNKYVFNQRVQRIIVDKSRYIPSFIYNLINNPRNRNKIFMHSQGNTQIYVNWSNIKEIEFYIPDNKDEQIIISTFFDKLNSLITSYNHKLEKLENIKKSLLEKMFC, via the coding sequence ATGAACAAAAAAATAACAAAACCTCAAATTAGATTCAAAGGATTCACAAACACTTGAGAAAAGTATTCAATTAATGAAGTAACAATAAATTTAGATAAATATAGAATTCCTATTGCGGAAAATTTAAGAATAAAAGGGAATATCCCTTATTATGGTGCTAATGGTATACTAGGATATGTTAATGGATTTACTCATGATGGAGAAAATGTTCTAGTCGCTGAGGATGGTGCTAATGATTTACTTAATTATCCAGTGAATTACACTACAGGCAAGATATGAGTGAATAATCATGCTCATGTTTTGAAAGGAAAAAGTAATATATTAGATAATAAATTTTTATGTCTTTCATTAAAGAGAAGTGAAATTTCTTCACTCATTGTTGGTGGAAGTAGGGCTAAACTTAATAAAAATTATTTACTAAATTTATCCATAAGTATCACTAAATATGCAGAACAAATATTACTAGGGCAATTATTTTATAATTTAGATAACATACTTGCTTTTTATAAGCGTAAGTTAGAAAAACTGCAAAATATTAAAAATTCATTATTAATAAATATTTTTGCAACAGAAAAAAGTCCGTTTCCAAAAATAAGATTCAAAGGATTTACGAATCCTTGAGAAAAGAAAAATATAGACTCATACGGTTCTGCTATATCAGGTACATCTTTAGAAGCAGAATTTAATAATTTTGGTGATTTAAAAGTTATTAGTATAGGTAGTTTTAGTGATAATAGTTTATATAATGATCAAGGCATTAGGGCATCTTTAAACAATAAAACGGTACAAAAATTATTAAATAAAGATGATTTAGTAATGATACTTAATGATAAAACACAAGCAGGAAACATTATCGGGAGAGTCTTACTCATAGATGAAAATAACAAATATGTATTTAATCAACGGGTTCAAAGGATAATTGTAGATAAATCAAGATATATTCCGTCATTTATTTATAACTTAATAAACAATCCCAGAAACAGAAATAAAATTTTTATGCATTCGCAAGGTAATACACAAATATACGTTAATTGGTCAAACATAAAAGAAATTGAGTTTTATATACCAGACAACAAAGATGAACAAATAATAATATCAACATTTTTTGATAAACTAAATTCTCTCATCACCTCTTACAACCATAAGTTAGAAAAACTAGAAAATATTAAAAAATCATTATTAGAAAAGATGTTTTGTTAA
- a CDS encoding restriction endonuclease subunit S, giving the protein MDKEIIKPQIRFKGFTNSWEKSYIKDLLEFERSDNYMISNLVKEAGQNPVLTANKAFILGYSNENNLYSKGDCILFDDFTLDTKYVNFPFLLNSSAIKILTSKNKMNLKFIFYLLNNANFIINGHSRHYISYIQPFQVAVPSDISEILNIQYFFDSIELLLTFYKRKLEKLENVKKSLLEKMFADENNPFPEIRFKEFTNSWEKKRLHDIYKFAATGGTPLTSNKEYYSGNIPFLTISDISACNKYVYRTEKSISKLGISNSRAWIVPKGSLSLSIYASIGKIGILEMEAATSQAFYNMIFDSAILSEHIYYQLHKMELFNEWTPYISTGTQGNLNAEKVQNLQIIISSREDEIININKLFSSIDNMLTFYKRKLEKLENIKKSLLEKMFC; this is encoded by the coding sequence ATGGATAAAGAAATAATAAAACCACAAATAAGATTCAAGGGTTTTACTAACTCTTGAGAAAAAAGTTATATAAAGGATTTATTAGAATTTGAGCGTTCGGATAATTATATGATAAGTAATTTAGTAAAAGAAGCTGGTCAAAACCCTGTATTAACAGCTAATAAAGCCTTTATTTTAGGATACTCAAATGAAAATAATTTATATTCAAAAGGCGACTGTATTTTGTTTGATGATTTTACATTAGATACTAAATATGTAAATTTTCCATTTTTGTTAAATTCATCGGCTATTAAGATATTAACATCAAAAAATAAGATGAATTTAAAATTTATTTTTTACTTATTAAATAATGCAAATTTTATAATAAATGGACATTCAAGACATTATATTTCTTATATACAACCATTTCAGGTTGCTGTTCCTAGTGATATAAGTGAAATATTAAATATCCAATATTTCTTTGATTCCATAGAATTACTTCTCACCTTTTATAAGCGTAAGTTAGAAAAACTTGAAAATGTGAAAAAATCATTATTAGAAAAGATGTTCGCAGATGAAAATAATCCATTTCCAGAAATAAGATTCAAAGAATTCACAAACTCTTGAGAAAAGAAAAGACTTCATGATATATATAAGTTTGCTGCAACAGGTGGAACTCCTTTAACATCGAATAAGGAGTATTATTCTGGTAATATACCATTCTTAACGATATCTGATATAAGTGCATGCAATAAATATGTTTACAGAACAGAAAAATCCATTAGTAAATTAGGGATATCAAATTCTAGAGCTTGGATAGTTCCTAAAGGTTCTCTCTCATTATCTATATATGCATCAATCGGTAAAATAGGGATATTAGAAATGGAAGCAGCTACTTCTCAGGCTTTTTACAATATGATTTTCGATAGCGCAATTCTATCTGAACATATATATTATCAATTACATAAAATGGAATTATTTAATGAATGAACTCCGTATATTTCGACAGGGACACAAGGTAATTTAAATGCAGAGAAAGTTCAAAATTTACAAATAATAATTTCTTCAAGAGAAGATGAGATTATAAATATAAATAAATTGTTTTCATCTATAGATAATATGCTCACCTTTTATAAGCGTAAGTTGGAAAAGTTAGAGAATATTAAAAAATCATTATTGGAAAAGATGTTTTGTTAA
- a CDS encoding restriction endonuclease subunit S, protein MTITWEKKNIESFGHSESGTSLEAEFNNFGKLKVISIGSFGVHDLYNDQGIRVTLNNKTKQKLLNKDNLVMILNDKTQAGNIIGRVLLIDENDKYVFNQRVQRIIVDESKYIPSYLYNLINNPINRNKVFLHSQGNTQIYVNWSNIKDIEFYISNNKDEQIIISRFFDKVNLIITFYKCLYFYTFIS, encoded by the coding sequence TTGACAATCACTTGAGAAAAGAAAAATATAGAATCATTTGGCCATTCAGAATCCGGTACATCACTAGAAGCTGAATTTAATAATTTCGGAAAATTAAAAGTTATCAGTATTGGTAGTTTCGGTGTTCATGATTTATACAACGACCAAGGTATAAGAGTAACTTTAAACAATAAGACAAAACAAAAATTGTTAAATAAAGATAACTTAGTTATGATACTCAATGATAAAACGCAAGCCGGCAACATTATCGGACGAGTCTTGCTCATAGACGAAAATGACAAATATGTATTCAACCAAAGAGTTCAAAGGATAATTGTAGATGAATCAAAATATATTCCATCATATCTTTATAATTTAATAAATAATCCTATAAATAGAAATAAAGTTTTCTTACATTCTCAAGGTAATACGCAAATATATGTTAATTGATCAAATATAAAAGATATTGAGTTTTATATTTCAAATAACAAAGACGAACAAATTATAATATCAAGATTTTTTGATAAAGTGAACCTTATTATCACCTTTTATAAGTGTTTGTATTTTTACACATTTATTAGTTAA
- a CDS encoding restriction endonuclease subunit S, producing MGNIFQITRGYVLPESSIKNTLTNVFKYPVFSSQTTNNGLMGYYNEWMYSDAITWTTDGANAGTVNYRKGLFYCTNVCGVLISKEVVANTCIAEILNRVSYKYVSKVGNPKLMNNVMEKIMIHIPNNDIEANKISKLFETTESLLTFYKRLSFWKPNKINIFFTKITITWEKSSFNNFYNFASEGGTPSTDNKQYYSNGKIPFIRVEDTQNKYIYDTLIHITEEGLSHSSAWLIPENSIILTNGATIGNVSINKCKTATKQGILGILLKENIDIEYMYYLLKTKYFQKQLTSKAATGTFASINLKTISNIDLLSTNSIKEQLKISFMLSNLDNIITFYK from the coding sequence ATAGGAAATATATTTCAAATAACAAGAGGATATGTCTTACCAGAATCATCTATAAAAAATACATTAACAAATGTTTTTAAATATCCAGTTTTTTCATCTCAAACTACAAATAATGGACTAATGGGTTACTACAATGAATGAATGTATAGTGATGCTATAACGTGAACCACAGACGGCGCTAATGCTGGTACAGTAAATTACCGAAAAGGCCTGTTTTACTGTACTAATGTGTGTGGAGTGCTTATTTCTAAAGAAGTTGTAGCAAACACCTGCATTGCTGAAATTTTAAACAGAGTATCTTATAAATATGTTTCAAAAGTTGGTAATCCAAAATTAATGAATAATGTTATGGAAAAAATTATGATTCATATCCCGAATAATGATATTGAAGCTAATAAAATTAGCAAACTATTTGAAACAACTGAATCACTTCTCACCTTTTATAAGCGTTTGTCGTTTTGAAAGCCTAATAAAATTAATATATTTTTTACAAAAATTACAATCACTTGAGAAAAGAGTTCATTTAATAATTTTTATAATTTTGCATCCGAGGGTGGTACCCCAAGTACTGATAATAAGCAATACTATTCAAATGGAAAAATTCCTTTTATAAGAGTCGAGGATACACAAAATAAATATATTTATGACACGTTAATCCATATAACTGAAGAAGGTCTTTCACATAGTTCAGCTTGATTAATTCCAGAGAACTCTATAATACTCACAAATGGAGCAACTATAGGAAATGTCTCTATAAATAAGTGTAAAACAGCAACAAAACAAGGAATTTTAGGGATTTTACTAAAAGAAAATATTGATATTGAGTATATGTATTATTTATTAAAAACAAAGTATTTTCAAAAGCAATTAACTTCAAAAGCGGCTACTGGTACATTTGCTTCAATAAATCTTAAAACAATATCGAATATCGATTTATTATCAACGAATTCAATAAAAGAACAATTGAAAATTTCTTTTATGTTATCTAATCTAGATAATATAATCACCTTTTATAAGTAA
- a CDS encoding type I restriction-modification system subunit M gives MNKQELANRIWASANNMRSKIEANEYKDYILGFIFYKFLSEQVEKFWLEDGWGKEDLVELIDENYDVNIDVDSEEFKQLDTAIQDRIKNIKYAQKNLGYYISYKNLFSTWLKSGSEFDVSVVRDALASFDRRISPSHKKVFENIFNTLQTGLSKLGESTQAQTKAIRSLIELIKDIPMDDKQDYDVLGFIYEYLISMFAANAGKKAGEFYTPHEVSLLMSEIVSHHLKDRDTIQIYDPTSGSGSLLINIGKSIAKYMDKNKIQYYAQELKDNTYNLTRMNLVMRGIAPDNIKTRNGDTLKDDWPYFDDNNKENYEPLFVDAVVSNPPYSQAWDPENKESDARFAQYGVAPKSKADYAFLLHDLYHLKNDGILTIVLPHGVLFRGGEEERIRTNLIEHNNIDAIIGLPANIFFGTSIPTIVMVLKKSRPNTDVLIIDASKHFVKDGKNNKLQSSDIKRILDAYINREDIDKYCKKVSREQIRENEYNLNIPRYVDSNPAAESWDIYATMLGGTPNKEIDAFNDLWSTFPSLRNDLFTPSNENYSDFVSEEISDVVFNNTQVKNYIAKFKTSLDQLKHYLNEALINNMMQINIHQEEENIAAQINQILQEQKLLDYYKAYQLLDDDWKAISNDLEIIHSEGFASVKKVVPNMVLKKQKKSKITVEVQDGWLGYIIPFDLILKHKLTHISNQLQQIQDSLADIAASSEETFNEISEEFKETSSALFNEDISDIDDKEIKKAYKELLAIAKNELDSPEAKLIEIYELSKQKSKLNTKYKNINNEIQNKCIEVTQNLTEQQANELLAIKWINPLIASLESLPERMLQDFCEQLTKLKAKYEYRLVDIEQDIINTQNELIAMLDELEASDSDKLGLEEFKKLLSES, from the coding sequence ATGAACAAACAAGAGCTAGCAAATCGTATTTGAGCTTCAGCTAATAACATGCGTTCTAAAATTGAAGCTAATGAATACAAAGACTATATTTTAGGATTTATTTTCTATAAATTCTTATCTGAACAAGTTGAAAAGTTTTGACTTGAAGATGGTTGAGGAAAAGAAGATTTAGTTGAATTAATTGATGAAAACTATGACGTTAATATTGATGTTGATAGTGAAGAATTTAAACAATTAGATACAGCAATTCAAGACCGTATTAAAAACATTAAATATGCTCAAAAGAATTTAGGATATTACATTTCTTATAAAAACTTATTTTCAACTTGACTTAAAAGTGGAAGTGAATTTGATGTTAGTGTAGTACGTGATGCACTTGCTTCATTTGATAGAAGAATTTCACCTTCACATAAAAAAGTTTTTGAAAACATTTTTAATACACTTCAAACTGGTCTTTCAAAACTTGGAGAATCTACTCAAGCTCAAACTAAAGCAATTAGATCATTAATTGAATTAATTAAAGATATTCCAATGGATGATAAACAAGATTATGATGTACTTGGATTTATCTATGAATACTTAATTTCAATGTTTGCTGCTAATGCTGGTAAAAAAGCTGGAGAGTTCTATACTCCACATGAAGTTTCACTTTTAATGTCTGAAATAGTTTCTCACCATTTAAAAGACAGAGATACTATTCAAATTTATGACCCTACTTCAGGTTCAGGTTCTCTGCTTATTAACATTGGGAAAAGTATTGCAAAATATATGGATAAAAACAAAATCCAATATTATGCTCAAGAACTTAAGGATAATACTTACAACTTAACTCGGATGAATCTAGTTATGCGTGGGATTGCTCCAGATAATATCAAAACTAGAAATGGTGACACCTTAAAAGATGATTGGCCTTATTTTGATGACAACAATAAAGAAAATTATGAACCTTTATTTGTTGATGCTGTTGTATCTAACCCACCATATTCACAAGCTTGAGATCCTGAAAATAAAGAATCAGATGCTCGTTTTGCTCAATATGGAGTTGCACCAAAATCTAAAGCTGATTATGCTTTCTTACTTCATGATTTATACCACTTAAAAAATGATGGTATTTTAACTATTGTACTTCCACATGGTGTTTTATTCCGTGGTGGAGAAGAAGAAAGAATTAGAACTAATTTAATTGAACACAATAATATTGATGCAATTATTGGGCTTCCAGCTAATATCTTTTTTGGAACAAGTATCCCAACTATTGTAATGGTACTGAAAAAATCTCGTCCAAATACTGATGTGTTAATTATTGATGCTTCTAAACACTTTGTTAAAGATGGTAAAAATAACAAATTACAATCAAGTGATATTAAGCGGATTTTAGATGCTTACATCAATAGAGAAGACATTGATAAATACTGTAAAAAAGTTTCTCGTGAACAAATTAGAGAAAATGAATATAACTTAAATATTCCACGTTATGTAGATTCAAATCCAGCAGCTGAAAGTTGAGATATTTATGCTACTATGCTAGGAGGAACTCCTAACAAAGAAATTGATGCGTTTAACGATTTATGAAGCACATTCCCTAGCTTAAGAAATGACTTATTTACTCCAAGTAATGAAAACTACAGTGATTTTGTGTCTGAAGAAATATCAGATGTAGTATTTAACAATACACAAGTTAAAAACTATATTGCTAAATTTAAAACTTCTTTAGATCAATTAAAACATTATTTAAATGAAGCATTAATTAACAATATGATGCAAATAAACATTCATCAAGAAGAAGAAAATATTGCTGCTCAAATTAATCAAATACTACAAGAACAAAAATTACTTGATTATTACAAAGCTTATCAATTACTTGATGATGATTGAAAAGCAATTAGTAATGATTTAGAAATCATTCATTCTGAAGGTTTTGCTTCAGTTAAAAAAGTTGTACCTAATATGGTACTTAAGAAACAAAAAAAATCAAAAATAACTGTCGAAGTTCAAGATGGTTGACTTGGATACATCATCCCATTTGATTTAATTCTTAAACACAAATTAACTCACATTTCTAATCAACTACAACAAATCCAAGATTCTCTTGCTGATATTGCTGCAAGCAGTGAAGAAACATTTAATGAAATCAGTGAAGAATTCAAAGAAACTTCATCGGCATTATTTAATGAAGACATAAGCGATATTGATGATAAAGAAATTAAAAAAGCTTATAAAGAATTACTTGCTATTGCTAAAAATGAATTAGATTCACCAGAAGCTAAATTAATTGAAATTTATGAATTAAGCAAGCAGAAATCGAAATTAAATACAAAATATAAGAATATAAATAATGAGATTCAGAATAAATGTATTGAAGTAACTCAAAACTTAACTGAACAACAGGCTAATGAATTATTAGCAATAAAATGAATAAATCCTTTAATTGCTTCACTCGAATCCTTACCAGAAAGAATGCTTCAAGATTTCTGTGAACAACTTACTAAGCTAAAAGCTAAGTATGAATATAGACTTGTTGATATCGAACAAGATATTATTAACACTCAAAACGAGTTAATTGCTATGCTAGATGAACTCGAAGCAAGCGATAGTGATAAATTAGGTCTAGAAGAGTTTAAAAAGCTACTTTCTGAGAGTTAG